The genomic stretch GTCGGCAATCACCAGCGTCTCGGTCGGACCGGCGAAGAGGTCGATGCCGACCTTGCCGAACAGCAGCCGTTTGGCTTCTGCGACGTAGGCATTGCCCGGGCCGGCAAGGATATCGACGGGTGCGATCGTCTCGGTGCCGTAGGCCATTGCGGCGATCGCCTGGACGCCGCCTAGGCAGTAGATTTCGTCGGCACCGGCGAGGGCCTGTGCGGCGACAATCTTGTCGGCGATCTTGCCCTGAAACGGAGGGGCGCAAGTTATGACGCGCTCACAGCCAGCCACTCGGGCAGTCAAGACGGTCATGTGGGCGGACGCGAGCAGCGGATATTTGCCGCCCGGAACATAGCATCCGACATTCTGGATCGGGACGTTCTTGTGGCCCAGAACCACCCCCGGCAGCGTTTCGATCTCCAGATCAAGAAGGGTCGCACGCTGGGCTTCGGCGAACCTGCGCACCTGGTCCTGCGCGAAATCGAGATCCTCGCGTTCGCGCTTGGTCAACGCGTTGATGCATCCGTCGATCTCGGCTTTGGTCAGGCGATAGTCATCCCTGTCGAACTTGTCGAAGCGGACGGACAATTCACGCACCGCCTTGTCGCCGCCCTTCTCGACCTGGGCCAGTAAAGCCTGAACCGTCGCGGTGATTGCCGGCTGACCATCGTCTGCGACATTGCCTCGGGCGGACTTGACGCTGCGTATCATGACAATAACTCTTCGTTCGCGAGCGCGTAGGCGCCGCATCCTCAACGAAATAGGTGGCGAAATTCGAGGGCGGGGCCGGCCCGCCCTCGCGTCGATCCTGCTAGAGGTGCTGCTCGCGTGCGCGCATCTCGGCGTATCCGGCCTGTTCCTTTTCATAGTAGGCCGGCGACGGGAAATCCCACCAGCCGGTCGCGAACGGTCCTGCCGCGTCGCGCGAGACAATGACCTCGACAAGAGCCGGGCCACCGCATTCCAAGGCTGCCTTCAAGCTGCTTTCGAGGTCTTCATCCTTCTCGACTTTCCAGGCCTCGAGCCCGAATGCGCGGGCGGAGGCCGTGATGTCGGCAGAGTAAGGCTGGCCGTTGCCGGAGTGATGGGTAAATTCGGAAGCGATGTGGCGACCCATGAACTTGCGCTGGCCACCGCGGATCGACATGTAGCCCGAGTTGTTCAACACGAGGAACACCACATTGATGCCGTTCATCACGGCAGTGCCCATTTCGGGCAGCGACATCATAAAGTCGCCGTCGCCAACGATCGCCACGACCTGACGATCCGGGCATGCAAGCTTGGCACCCAACGCGGCCGGGACCGCCCATCCCATCGGCGAATAGGAGCCGGAGGTCAGATGGGTGCGCGGCTCGTAGACCGGGAAGCTTTGCTTCACCGAACCCTGGGTGTTACCCGAACCGACAACCACGATACCATTGCGGTCCAGGACCTTGCGCAGAGCAACCAGCGGGCGCTGCGACGTGAAAGGCGTTTCGCGGCTGTTCTCGCGCGGCGACACCAGGGCGACCCAGTCAGCCTTCGCCTTCTGGACGTCGGCCAGGAATTTCTCGCGCTTCGCCAGGGCCTTCTTGGCATCGGCCTCGGACAGCAAGGCCAGGATTGCCTCCAACGCCACCTTTGCGTCGGCAACGATGCCAACCTCGGTCGGATAGGTTTTGCCGATCTCGCGCGGGTCCAGATCGATGTGGATCAGCTTGCCCGGGGGAATCGAGAACGAAACGCCCTTGGCGTAGGACGAGGCCGACCAATCCGTGAAGCGGCAGCCTACCGAGATTACGACGTCGGCGGACGCGGTGATCTTGTTGCCGCATGTCGTGCCGGTCTGACCGACCGCGCCGACGAAGAGCTCATGATCTTCCGAGATGGCGCCCTTGCCGTTCCAGGTGATCGAAACCGCCGCGCCGAGACGCTCGGCCAACCGCGTCAATTCGTTCGAAGCGTTGGCTGTGATGGCGCCGCCACCGGCGACGATGACCGGCCGTTCGGCGTTCAACAGAAGCTTTACGGCCGCCTCGATCGCGCTCGGATCCGGGTAGGCCACACCGATCGGCAGACGCTTGTCCAGCGGATGGATGCTCACATCCGCCGCTTCGACCTGCACGTCCATCGGCACTTCGACATGCACGGGACCCGGACGGCCGGTCAGCATCTCGTTGAAGGCGCGATGCATGATGGTCGGCAGAACCTGGACGGACTGCGCCTGCCAGGCGCGCTTGGTTACCTGCTCAGTGATGCGCGCAAAGGCGTTGTCCTGCTGGCGCTCTATCTCCTGCATCGTGCCGTGACCATGCATGTAGGTCTGTGGCGAACCCGAGACATAGAACAAGGAAGTCGAGTCGCAATAGGCTGTGGCAAGCCCTATGATCGTATTGGTAGCGCCGGGTCCGACCGACGTCGAACATGCCATGGGCTTGCCGCTGGCGCGGAAATAGCCGTCCGCCATGTGAACGGCGCTCTGTTCATGCATGACCTGGATAAAGGGCAGTTGCGAGCCTTCCTCTAGAAAAGCATCGAACAGTGCCCAGATGCCATGTCCAGGCACGCCAGCCACATATTCGACGCCATATTCCTTGAGCGCTCTTGCGACGATCTGCCCACCGGTCAGTTTCATTGTTCGACCCTCTTATCTTTTTGGCTGACGAGGCGGTTGCGAGATATGCTCCTCGTCCATGCTCTTATTAAGCAGCCATGGAAGGCCCAGCGACAAGTTCGCAGGGTAGGTTTATTCGAAGCAATGTGACGCGCTAGCAGAGAAGATTTGCGACAGTAGGGGTTGACCGCTTCCAGCCGCCGGCGAGCGAAATATGCCGGGACTGGCTTCTGCCAAGCGCAACACCTGTCCGGGTTCCAGGAGATCTTCGACGCGATATAACGCGATAAGTGCTGCATATCGCGCAAGAATTCGCACTGCCGCGCAATTCCGCCTCAACAAGGCGTATGGCTTGCTTGCTGGCAATGTCAACCACTTATGACGGACGAGGCCATGTCCAAGCGCAACCAGATTGTCCTGCATGCACTCGTGGCGCGATACGGCACGCTGGCGCTTGACCTCGATATCGCCCAGCAGATCGGTTTCGATGGGCTGGAAGCCTCTGGCGCCAAGATCCGTGCTTTCCTGGACGCAGGTTTCAGTCCCCAGGAATTGCGGCGACTTGTCGGCGACACTTTCATTCCAGGAATTGGATTTCTCCTCGACGTGGAACGCCACGGCGACGCGCGAAAGGACTTGCTGAAAGACGCGGAAGCTTTGACGGACCTTGCCTCGGCGGTTGGATCAAAGGGCATTCAGGTCATTACGGGTCCAATCAGTCTCGAGGCTCTCGATCCCAGCAGCGTTATCCGGCGACCCGATCTCTACCGGGGCGTGGTTGGCCTGCCTATAGAGGAGCAGATCGACATCACGGCGTCTGGATTGGCCGCAGTCGCCGACATTGCCGCCCAGCGCAATCTGGTTATCTATCATGAAGCGCTGTCCTGGACGCCGCTCAACACGCTGGAAAGGCAGCTTCGCACCATCAGGAAAGCAGCGCGCGACAACATACGCCTCGTCGTCGACTTCTGGCACTGTTACACCTCAGGCGACGGCCCCGAGCAAATCTCGCGATTGGACAAGGATTTGATTTACGGCGTGCATATCTGCGACTCGCTGCCGTTTGCAGGCGGAGTACCAAACGAGCCAGTGTTGCGCGACGTGGAAACAGGCAAAGGCGCCCTAAACCTCAAAGATTGGGTGTCTGCCGTGAAGTCTACCGGCTACGACGACTGGTGGAGCTGCGAGTTGTTCTGCAACAAGCAGCATCAGATGAACAGCTACGACGTCGCTCGCGATCTCAAAACCCTCATGCAGAATCTTGTTTAAGGTCCTTAAGTCGTCGATCGCCAAGGCTTCGATTTGACCGCTTATGCGCGGTGGATCACCGTGCCCTGCTTGCCAAACAATTCGACGGTCTCGGCAGGCAACTGGGCCCCGACCACCAAATGGTCGATGGTTCCAGGTCCCGAAACTTGAAAAGGCGCTACTCTCGACATCCCATCGGCGGCAGCAAAAACCACCCGAGCGGCGCTTCGCCTGCACATCATTCTTTTGATTTCAGCCTCGGCAAGGTCGAATGCGGTCAAGCCGACGGAAGCATCTATGGCACAATCGGTGGCAAAGAAGAGATCGGCATGGAACTGCTCCAACTGCGAAAGGCAGACGGGCCCAAAAGAGCATCCTTTGTCTCGGTCGTACAGGCCGCCCAACAGAACCACGCGCGCTTGGCGATGCCCTGCCAATGCCGTCGCGACAGCCGGAGCGTTCGTCACAACCGTCAAGTCCATGTCACGGGGCAGAGCGGCAGCGCATGCAACGCTTAGGGCTGCTTGATCCATCAGGATCACTGCGCCTGGCTGCACGAGATTGGTTGCGGCAGCAGCCAGCGCCGCGAGATCGGTGGCGGAGATTTTCAACCGCCCGCCTCCCGTGCCGGCCGCCGATGATCTGGCCAGCGCTCCGCCGTAGACCCTGCGACAAAACCCGGCCTTGGCAAGATCGCGAAGATCGCGGCGCACGGTGTCTTCCGACACACGGAATTCGAGGGCCAACGCGTTGGCCAGAACCTTGCCTTGTTTCGCCAATCTATCGCGTATGATCGCCTGGCGCTCTTCCGAAATCATCACCCAAACCTCCCAAGCAGATCATGGGCAGCTTCTATTTCCGTCCTCATGGCTAGCGGATATAACTCTCAAGAGAGCCTGGCGACAATGTCATCATGAGCCGGCACCGCCAGTCCAGCCAGGGCGCTGTTCGTCGTTCATATGGTCGATAAGTCTCACCTGCCGCTCACCGACGCAATTTCGCACAGTCATCATTCCTGACGCATTTGGACGTTCATTTTCGATGTCGGAAATGAGGGAAAGCTGGTCGTGGAGGCCTCCGAGATATCCTATCCACCAGACCAACCCAGGCTGCCGTGACCGCTTACGAGGTGCACATATCATCGCGCCCGAGCGGCGCTCAACTGGAGCCTGGACTGGGTGTTCCGATGGACAGCGATTAAGGTGCATCGCGTCACTGTGCGTCACAGATTGAAGCCCTGCGAACTTGTCGCTCGATCTGGGCAAGTGGAAGGTATTCTGGACCGTTCTTCAGCACAGCCGCTGTCGAATAGGACGAGTACAACATCCGTCTCCGACCGGGACCACCTATGAGCCTTCTAACGAATGACATCCCCCGCAAACGTCGTCTTCGCGCCGGAATGGTGGGAGGCGGTCGTGGTTCATTCTTTGCAAGCCGCCACCGAACTGCCATGCGGCTCACCAATCGTTTCGACCTGGTAGCTGGCGCCTTTTCGTCCGACCCGCAGACTTGCCTTGAAGCGGGCGAGGCGCTTGGTGTAGCTGCGGACCGCAACTACCTCAGTTTCCATGACATGGCGGCCTTGGAAGCAGCGCGCGACGATGCGATCGAAGTCGCGATCATCGTCACGCCCAACCATCTGCATTTCGAACCGTGCAAGGCGTTCCTCGAAGCGGGTATTCCCGTCATCTGCGAAAAGCCATTGGTCCATTCGTCGGAGCAGGCGCGCGAGCTTCAGCGGATAGCGGCGGCAAACGACACGTTCTTTGCCGTGACATACACCTATACAGGCTATCCCATGGTCCGAGACGCCCGCGCTCGTATCCGCGCGGGCGAGATCGGGCAGGTTCGCTTCATGCACGTGGAGTATCTGCTCGAATGGCTGGTCAACGACCCGTCGAAATTGGGCAAGGGCGGGATATGGCGCGGCGACCCGGCAAAGGCGGGACCGACGGGCGCGCTGGGGGATATCGGCACTCACGCTTTCAATATCGTCGAGTTTGTGTCCGGGCTCCGATGCACAGCACTCAGCGCCAATCTGATGCGAACTGTCGACTCTTTCGGGTTGGACGACACTGACTTGATCCAGCTGGAATTCGAGGGCAACGCCAACGGCGTCTTGTGGTCCTCCTTTGCCGCTCCTGGCCATCGCAACGGCCTGCGCTTCAAGATCGTCGGCTCCAAAGCCACCATGGAATGGCGGCAGGAGGC from Mesorhizobium sp. 113-3-3 encodes the following:
- the hisD gene encoding histidinol dehydrogenase gives rise to the protein MIRSVKSARGNVADDGQPAITATVQALLAQVEKGGDKAVRELSVRFDKFDRDDYRLTKAEIDGCINALTKREREDLDFAQDQVRRFAEAQRATLLDLEIETLPGVVLGHKNVPIQNVGCYVPGGKYPLLASAHMTVLTARVAGCERVITCAPPFQGKIADKIVAAQALAGADEIYCLGGVQAIAAMAYGTETIAPVDILAGPGNAYVAEAKRLLFGKVGIDLFAGPTETLVIADDSVDGEIVATDLLGQAEHGINSPALLITNSEKLARDTLDEIERLLKILPTAAVAAKAWEDFGEIILCDTIDEMVAEADRIASEHVQVMTRDPDYFLEKMKNYGALFLGARTNVSFGDKVIGTNHTLPTNKAARYTGGLWVGKFLKTCTYQRILTDEASALIGEYGSRLCLMEGFAGHAEQANIRVRRYGRKNVGYAMPADPS
- a CDS encoding Gfo/Idh/MocA family protein, which encodes MVGGGRGSFFASRHRTAMRLTNRFDLVAGAFSSDPQTCLEAGEALGVAADRNYLSFHDMAALEAARDDAIEVAIIVTPNHLHFEPCKAFLEAGIPVICEKPLVHSSEQARELQRIAAANDTFFAVTYTYTGYPMVRDARARIRAGEIGQVRFMHVEYLLEWLVNDPSKLGKGGIWRGDPAKAGPTGALGDIGTHAFNIVEFVSGLRCTALSANLMRTVDSFGLDDTDLIQLEFEGNANGVLWSSFAAPGHRNGLRFKIVGSKATMEWRQEAPETLSVFRLGQGDLTYRRGNGDVSADAKMATSLPAGSPEGYLEALAVLYSDYATALEAGPNWREALQVPVPDIYEGLRGVLLSEISVTSSASKSWVPFPSS
- a CDS encoding sugar phosphate isomerase/epimerase family protein gives rise to the protein MSKRNQIVLHALVARYGTLALDLDIAQQIGFDGLEASGAKIRAFLDAGFSPQELRRLVGDTFIPGIGFLLDVERHGDARKDLLKDAEALTDLASAVGSKGIQVITGPISLEALDPSSVIRRPDLYRGVVGLPIEEQIDITASGLAAVADIAAQRNLVIYHEALSWTPLNTLERQLRTIRKAARDNIRLVVDFWHCYTSGDGPEQISRLDKDLIYGVHICDSLPFAGGVPNEPVLRDVETGKGALNLKDWVSAVKSTGYDDWWSCELFCNKQHQMNSYDVARDLKTLMQNLV
- a CDS encoding DeoR/GlpR family DNA-binding transcription regulator, whose translation is MISEERQAIIRDRLAKQGKVLANALALEFRVSEDTVRRDLRDLAKAGFCRRVYGGALARSSAAGTGGGRLKISATDLAALAAAATNLVQPGAVILMDQAALSVACAAALPRDMDLTVVTNAPAVATALAGHRQARVVLLGGLYDRDKGCSFGPVCLSQLEQFHADLFFATDCAIDASVGLTAFDLAEAEIKRMMCRRSAARVVFAAADGMSRVAPFQVSGPGTIDHLVVGAQLPAETVELFGKQGTVIHRA
- a CDS encoding thiamine pyrophosphate-binding protein, which produces MKLTGGQIVARALKEYGVEYVAGVPGHGIWALFDAFLEEGSQLPFIQVMHEQSAVHMADGYFRASGKPMACSTSVGPGATNTIIGLATAYCDSTSLFYVSGSPQTYMHGHGTMQEIERQQDNAFARITEQVTKRAWQAQSVQVLPTIMHRAFNEMLTGRPGPVHVEVPMDVQVEAADVSIHPLDKRLPIGVAYPDPSAIEAAVKLLLNAERPVIVAGGGAITANASNELTRLAERLGAAVSITWNGKGAISEDHELFVGAVGQTGTTCGNKITASADVVISVGCRFTDWSASSYAKGVSFSIPPGKLIHIDLDPREIGKTYPTEVGIVADAKVALEAILALLSEADAKKALAKREKFLADVQKAKADWVALVSPRENSRETPFTSQRPLVALRKVLDRNGIVVVGSGNTQGSVKQSFPVYEPRTHLTSGSYSPMGWAVPAALGAKLACPDRQVVAIVGDGDFMMSLPEMGTAVMNGINVVFLVLNNSGYMSIRGGQRKFMGRHIASEFTHHSGNGQPYSADITASARAFGLEAWKVEKDEDLESSLKAALECGGPALVEVIVSRDAAGPFATGWWDFPSPAYYEKEQAGYAEMRAREQHL